Proteins co-encoded in one Arthrobacter alpinus genomic window:
- the gltB gene encoding glutamate synthase large subunit, with translation MPEQAGLYRPESEKDACGLAIVATLRGTPGHDIVQKALVALRNLEHRGAVGADEGTGDGAGILTQVPDEFFRAVSGVELPAQGNYAVGTAFLPTEAAEQTAAKSGLEALAESEGLRVLGWREVPIVSDLVGASALACMPYFSQLFVALETEPAQPLDILSANVLDGKAFRLRKRAQQKFGVYFPSLSSKTIVYKGMLTTAQVEPFYPDLSDPRFTTKLAIVHSRFSTNTFPSWPLAQPFRAIAHNGEINTVKGNRNWMRARQSTMSHPLLGDTPEELFPICTPGASDSASFDEVAELLWLSGRPITEAVMMMIPEAWENHATMAPARKAFYEYHSLMMEPWDGPAAVSFTDGNLVGATLDRNGLRPARFWVTDDGLVVLASEVGVLELDPATIVQKGRVSPGTMFLLDTDKGQLISDEQVKAEVAAAAPYERWAKENTIQLADLPEREHVIHTSSSVLHRQRTFGYTTEELRILLGPMAKAGAEPLGAMGTDTPVAVLSQRPRLLFDYFVQQFAQVTNPPLDAIREELVTSLHTTIGPQGNLLSRNKVTAPQLALNFPVIDNDDLAKIANMESPIAADGSGGEKISMKVRGLYKVDGGELALRARLSEIGEQISGAINRGVQYIVLSDRDSSAVWAPIPSLLLLSAVHHHLLRSANRTKVSLVVEAGDVREVHHVAVLVGYGAAAVNPYLAMESVEELIRNEDVTGVTPEEGVKNLIKGLGKGVLKIMSKMGISTVSSYCGAQTFEALGLSQDVVNTYFTGTVTQLGGVGLDVIAKEVSARHILAYPVDGVDVPHRPLLGGGEYQWRRDGEPHLFNPDTVFRLQHATRERRYDIFKKYTEGVDEQSNKLMTFRGLLTFKDGVRPPVPLDEVESVSSIVKRFSTGAMSYGSISQEAHQTLAIAMNRLGAKSNTGEGGEDVERLLDPERRSAIKQVASGRFGVTSLYLTNAEDIQIKMAQGAKPGEGGQLMAKKVYPWIAETRHSTPGVGLISPPPHHDIYSIEDLAQLIYDCKRANPSARVHVKLVSEMGIGTVASGVTKAKADVVLVSGHDGGTGASPLNSLKHAGMPWELGLAETQQTLRLNGLRERVVVQVDGQLKTGRDVIIAALLGAEEYGFATAPLVVSGCVMMRVCHLDTCPVGVATQNPELRQRFSGKPEFVVNFFEFLAEEVRELLAELGFRSLEEAIGQSSVLDIKAALNHWKTAGLDLSPILSDAGVPADAPVRHLVNQNHELEKHFDQQLIAMSAEAFSDRAPVKISVPVINTDRSVGTLLGHHVTKKFGIDVLGPDTIDVTLTGQAGQSLGAFLPTGITLRLLGDANDYVGKGLSGGRITVRPDRSSPFVAAENVIAGNVIGYGATSGEMFLRGLVGERFLVRNSGATAVVEGIGDHGCEYMTGGRTLILGPTGRNFGAGMSGGTAYVLDLEPSQVNKVSLDSGELMLLTLDAVDQELVHTLLQRHLDETESETAAALLADFPGTVARITKVLPRDYAAVLETRLAAAELGEDPDGATVWQKILEVTGG, from the coding sequence ATGCCCGAGCAGGCGGGACTTTACCGTCCCGAGTCCGAGAAGGACGCCTGTGGTTTGGCGATCGTCGCCACGCTGCGCGGCACCCCGGGCCACGACATCGTGCAGAAGGCCCTTGTCGCTTTGCGTAACCTGGAACACCGCGGTGCCGTTGGCGCTGATGAAGGTACAGGAGACGGTGCTGGCATCCTGACGCAGGTTCCCGATGAGTTCTTCCGCGCCGTGTCCGGCGTCGAACTGCCAGCACAGGGCAACTACGCCGTAGGTACCGCCTTTCTCCCCACAGAAGCAGCCGAACAGACAGCAGCAAAGTCCGGCCTTGAAGCTCTGGCCGAAAGCGAAGGACTGCGCGTCCTGGGCTGGCGAGAAGTGCCCATTGTCAGCGATCTGGTCGGTGCCAGCGCCTTGGCCTGCATGCCGTACTTCAGCCAGCTGTTCGTTGCTCTAGAGACGGAGCCTGCTCAGCCGCTGGACATCCTCAGTGCCAACGTCCTTGACGGCAAGGCCTTCCGCTTGCGCAAGCGTGCCCAGCAAAAGTTTGGCGTGTACTTCCCGTCATTGTCCTCCAAGACCATTGTCTACAAGGGCATGCTCACCACCGCTCAGGTGGAGCCGTTCTACCCGGACCTCTCCGATCCCCGCTTCACCACGAAGCTTGCCATTGTGCACTCACGCTTCTCCACAAACACGTTCCCCTCGTGGCCGTTGGCTCAGCCGTTCCGCGCCATTGCCCACAACGGTGAGATCAACACGGTCAAGGGCAACCGCAACTGGATGCGCGCCCGCCAGTCCACCATGTCTCACCCACTGCTGGGCGACACCCCCGAAGAGTTGTTCCCGATCTGCACGCCCGGCGCCTCTGACTCGGCATCCTTCGATGAGGTAGCGGAGCTGCTGTGGCTCTCCGGTCGCCCTATCACCGAAGCCGTCATGATGATGATCCCCGAGGCCTGGGAAAATCACGCCACGATGGCTCCGGCCCGCAAGGCGTTCTACGAATACCACTCGCTCATGATGGAACCGTGGGATGGCCCTGCAGCAGTGTCATTCACCGACGGCAACTTGGTTGGCGCCACTTTGGACCGCAATGGTCTGCGCCCGGCCCGTTTCTGGGTCACCGATGACGGTCTGGTGGTTCTGGCTTCCGAGGTTGGCGTTCTGGAGTTGGATCCGGCAACCATCGTGCAAAAGGGCCGTGTTTCCCCTGGCACCATGTTCTTGCTGGACACCGACAAGGGCCAGCTCATCAGTGATGAGCAGGTCAAGGCAGAGGTCGCTGCGGCTGCGCCGTACGAGCGCTGGGCCAAGGAAAACACTATCCAGCTCGCCGACCTGCCCGAGCGTGAGCACGTCATCCACACCAGCTCGTCCGTGCTGCACCGCCAGCGCACCTTCGGCTACACCACTGAAGAGCTGCGCATCCTCCTGGGCCCCATGGCCAAGGCCGGCGCCGAGCCGCTGGGCGCCATGGGAACCGACACTCCCGTCGCCGTGCTCTCCCAGCGTCCGCGCCTGTTGTTTGATTACTTTGTGCAGCAGTTCGCCCAGGTCACCAACCCGCCGTTGGATGCCATCCGCGAAGAGCTGGTCACCTCGCTGCACACCACCATCGGCCCGCAGGGCAATTTGCTCTCACGCAACAAGGTCACCGCGCCTCAGCTGGCACTGAACTTCCCCGTCATTGACAACGATGACCTGGCCAAGATCGCGAATATGGAATCGCCCATCGCGGCCGATGGTTCCGGTGGCGAGAAGATTTCCATGAAGGTTCGTGGCCTGTACAAGGTCGACGGCGGTGAGCTCGCCTTGCGTGCCCGACTCTCCGAGATCGGTGAGCAGATCTCCGGCGCCATCAACCGTGGCGTGCAGTACATTGTGCTCTCCGATAGGGACTCCTCAGCTGTTTGGGCTCCCATCCCGTCGCTGCTGTTGCTCAGCGCCGTCCACCACCACCTGCTGCGCAGCGCCAACCGCACCAAGGTTTCCCTGGTGGTGGAAGCAGGCGATGTCCGCGAAGTTCACCACGTGGCCGTGCTGGTGGGTTACGGTGCCGCAGCCGTGAATCCGTACCTGGCCATGGAATCGGTGGAGGAACTCATCCGCAATGAGGACGTCACCGGTGTAACGCCCGAGGAGGGCGTGAAGAACCTGATCAAGGGTCTTGGCAAGGGCGTTTTGAAGATCATGTCCAAGATGGGCATCTCCACTGTGTCCTCCTACTGTGGCGCACAGACCTTTGAAGCGCTGGGCCTGTCCCAGGACGTGGTCAACACCTACTTCACCGGCACCGTGACCCAGCTGGGCGGCGTTGGCTTGGATGTGATTGCCAAGGAAGTTTCGGCACGGCACATTCTGGCCTACCCTGTCGATGGCGTAGACGTTCCGCACCGCCCGCTCCTGGGCGGCGGCGAATACCAGTGGCGCCGCGATGGCGAACCGCACCTGTTCAATCCGGACACCGTTTTCCGTCTCCAGCACGCTACCCGCGAACGCCGCTACGATATTTTCAAGAAGTACACCGAAGGGGTCGATGAGCAGTCCAACAAGCTCATGACCTTCCGTGGCTTGCTCACGTTCAAAGATGGCGTTCGCCCGCCGGTGCCGCTGGATGAGGTGGAATCGGTCAGCAGCATTGTCAAGCGCTTCTCCACGGGCGCCATGAGCTACGGTTCCATTTCCCAGGAAGCACACCAGACCCTGGCCATCGCCATGAACCGATTGGGCGCCAAGTCCAACACCGGTGAAGGTGGCGAGGATGTTGAGCGCCTGTTGGATCCGGAGCGTCGCAGCGCCATCAAGCAGGTTGCCTCGGGCCGCTTCGGCGTCACCAGTCTGTACCTGACTAACGCCGAAGATATTCAGATCAAGATGGCGCAAGGCGCCAAGCCCGGCGAGGGTGGCCAGCTCATGGCCAAGAAGGTGTATCCGTGGATCGCCGAGACCCGTCACTCCACCCCTGGTGTTGGTTTGATTTCTCCGCCCCCGCACCATGATATTTACTCCATTGAGGACCTGGCGCAGCTCATTTACGACTGCAAGCGTGCCAACCCGAGTGCCAGGGTCCACGTCAAGCTCGTCTCCGAGATGGGGATTGGCACCGTGGCCTCCGGCGTCACCAAAGCCAAGGCCGACGTCGTTCTGGTTTCAGGGCACGACGGCGGAACCGGTGCCAGCCCGCTGAACTCCCTCAAGCATGCAGGCATGCCGTGGGAGCTTGGCTTGGCCGAGACTCAGCAGACGCTGCGTCTGAACGGTCTGCGCGAGCGGGTTGTGGTGCAGGTTGATGGGCAGCTCAAGACGGGCCGCGACGTTATCATCGCCGCGTTGCTCGGTGCTGAGGAGTACGGTTTCGCTACGGCTCCGTTGGTGGTGTCCGGCTGTGTCATGATGCGTGTTTGCCACCTGGACACGTGCCCCGTGGGTGTTGCCACGCAGAATCCGGAACTTCGCCAGCGCTTCAGCGGCAAGCCGGAGTTTGTGGTCAACTTCTTCGAGTTCCTCGCTGAAGAAGTCCGCGAACTGCTCGCAGAGCTCGGGTTCCGCAGCCTCGAAGAGGCCATTGGCCAGTCCAGCGTGCTTGATATCAAGGCGGCGCTGAATCACTGGAAGACCGCTGGCTTGGACTTGAGCCCCATCCTGTCCGACGCCGGTGTTCCCGCCGATGCGCCCGTCCGTCACTTGGTCAACCAGAACCACGAGCTGGAGAAGCACTTTGACCAGCAGTTGATCGCCATGTCCGCTGAAGCGTTCAGTGACCGGGCACCGGTGAAGATCAGTGTCCCTGTCATCAATACGGACCGCTCCGTGGGTACGCTTCTGGGTCACCATGTGACCAAGAAGTTCGGCATTGACGTGCTCGGTCCGGACACCATTGATGTGACGTTGACCGGTCAAGCTGGCCAGTCGTTGGGTGCGTTCTTGCCCACGGGCATCACGCTGCGTTTGCTCGGCGATGCCAATGACTACGTGGGCAAGGGCCTCTCCGGTGGTCGGATCACCGTCCGCCCTGACCGCAGCAGCCCCTTCGTGGCGGCAGAGAACGTCATTGCCGGCAACGTGATTGGTTACGGGGCCACCAGCGGTGAAATGTTCCTGCGCGGTCTTGTGGGGGAGCGGTTCCTGGTCCGTAATTCCGGAGCCACCGCCGTCGTTGAAGGCATTGGTGATCATGGTTGTGAATACATGACTGGTGGCCGCACCTTGATCTTGGGTCCCACGGGACGTAACTTTGGTGCTGGCATGTCCGGTGGTACGGCGTACGTCCTGGACCTGGAACCCAGCCAGGTGAACAAGGTGTCTCTGGACTCCGGGGAGCTGATGCTTTTGACGCTCGACGCCGTGGACCAGGAACTGGTGCACACGCTGTTGCAACGCCATCTTGATGAGACGGAATCCGAGACGGCAGCAGCCTTGCTGGCGGATTTCCCCGGCACCGTGGCACGTATAACCAAGGTGCTGCCGCGCGATTACGCAGCAGTTTTGGAAACCCGCTTGGCAGCAGCCGAGTTGGGCGAAGACCCGGATGGCGCAACTGTCTGGCAGAAAATTTTGGAGGTCACCGGTGGCTGA
- the lgt gene encoding prolipoprotein diacylglyceryl transferase produces MSTLVQQSLGNAVVASIPAPTWSGFDLGPLRIHAYALCILAGIVAALWLTDRRWKRRGGPEGSIWDIAIWAIPSGIIGGRLYHVFSSPDAYFGPGYDGTGDLSLIPQLWLGGLGIWGAVVLGVVGAWIGCRRANVKISAFIDAAAPGILLAQAIGRWGNYFNQELFGGPTTQPWGLSVSPEFVPVGFSPDTLFHPTFLYECLWNLAGVAVLLLLDRKLKLRNGRLFLLYAMIYTAGRVWIEMLRIDTAEQITFFGITARLNVWTSIIVFVVALVAFIVIGMMRRGRADDSVFLPGREPSLEEVEAKAAVKNDAGTSAAKQSSTKAGTKPVTDAPTASATAEASAAPVALKTEAVAADSAAADSSTPDSVKSESVTAEPSKAEASTPASSIPESNTAGVDKDAAVKDS; encoded by the coding sequence ATCTCCACACTTGTACAGCAGTCTTTGGGTAACGCCGTGGTGGCGTCGATCCCGGCACCCACTTGGTCCGGCTTTGACCTTGGCCCGTTGCGCATCCACGCCTATGCTCTCTGTATTCTGGCGGGCATTGTTGCGGCCCTTTGGCTGACGGACCGCCGGTGGAAGCGCCGCGGCGGGCCCGAAGGCTCCATCTGGGACATTGCCATCTGGGCCATCCCCTCGGGCATCATTGGCGGCCGGCTTTACCATGTGTTCTCCTCACCCGACGCTTACTTTGGCCCGGGCTACGACGGCACCGGCGATCTCTCCCTGATCCCACAGCTTTGGTTGGGCGGCCTAGGCATCTGGGGCGCCGTAGTTCTCGGTGTGGTGGGTGCCTGGATTGGTTGCCGCCGTGCGAACGTGAAGATTTCGGCCTTCATTGACGCCGCCGCTCCCGGTATCCTGTTGGCCCAGGCCATTGGCCGCTGGGGCAACTACTTCAACCAGGAACTGTTCGGCGGGCCCACCACCCAGCCGTGGGGCCTGAGCGTTTCGCCGGAATTCGTTCCGGTTGGCTTCAGCCCCGATACCCTCTTCCACCCCACATTCTTGTACGAGTGCCTCTGGAACTTAGCCGGCGTTGCGGTATTGCTTCTGCTGGACCGCAAGCTCAAGCTACGTAACGGACGCCTTTTCCTGCTCTACGCCATGATTTACACGGCCGGGCGCGTCTGGATTGAAATGCTGCGCATTGACACCGCTGAGCAGATCACCTTCTTCGGCATCACTGCCCGCCTGAACGTGTGGACAAGCATCATCGTCTTCGTCGTTGCGCTGGTGGCGTTCATCGTGATTGGAATGATGCGCCGCGGCAGGGCCGACGATTCCGTCTTCCTCCCCGGCCGCGAGCCCTCTCTTGAAGAGGTTGAGGCAAAGGCCGCTGTGAAGAACGACGCCGGAACTTCCGCCGCAAAGCAATCGTCCACTAAGGCGGGGACTAAGCCGGTAACGGACGCCCCCACCGCTTCCGCCACGGCAGAGGCCTCCGCCGCGCCAGTGGCACTCAAGACCGAGGCTGTCGCGGCAGATTCTGCAGCGGCGGATTCAAGCACGCCCGATTCGGTGAAGTCGGAGTCTGTGACGGCAGAGCCAAGCAAGGCTGAGGCAAGCACTCCCGCGTCAAGCATTCCCGAGTCAAACACTGCAGGTGTGGACAAGGATGCAGCAGTCAAGGATTCCTAG
- the trpA gene encoding tryptophan synthase subunit alpha — protein sequence MSESTSGPDAAVTYISKSQAAIERAKAAGRKALVAYLPAGFPDKQTSIDAAIAVARNGADIIEIGIPYSDPVMDGAVIQAATTQALDNGFHVTDVFDVVAAITAETDAAVLVMTYWNPVMRMGVDEFSRRLAEAGGAGLITPDLIPDEASEWFAASEKYGLDRVFLVAPSSTPERVAMTVEATRGFVYAVSIMGVTGARSSVSSAAEAVVAAAHDAGAANVCVGLGVSRPEHVREIAAYADGVIVGTALVAALRDGGVPAVGALAKELSSGFDAPSTPVKENATS from the coding sequence ATGAGTGAAAGCACTAGCGGCCCCGACGCTGCCGTGACGTACATCAGCAAGTCTCAAGCGGCCATTGAACGCGCCAAGGCTGCCGGCCGCAAGGCCCTGGTTGCCTACCTTCCCGCGGGATTCCCAGACAAGCAGACCTCCATTGACGCCGCCATTGCCGTGGCCCGCAATGGTGCCGACATCATTGAGATCGGTATCCCGTATTCGGATCCGGTCATGGACGGTGCCGTTATTCAGGCAGCCACCACTCAGGCTCTGGACAACGGCTTCCATGTAACCGATGTCTTCGACGTGGTGGCAGCCATTACTGCTGAGACCGATGCTGCCGTCTTAGTCATGACCTACTGGAACCCGGTTATGCGTATGGGTGTCGACGAGTTCTCACGGCGCTTGGCCGAGGCCGGGGGAGCAGGACTCATCACTCCGGACCTGATTCCGGACGAGGCCTCCGAATGGTTCGCCGCATCGGAAAAGTACGGACTGGACCGGGTCTTCTTGGTTGCTCCGTCCTCCACCCCCGAGCGAGTGGCCATGACCGTTGAGGCGACGCGCGGATTTGTCTACGCCGTCTCCATCATGGGCGTCACCGGTGCCCGGAGCTCCGTCTCTAGCGCGGCTGAGGCCGTTGTGGCCGCCGCTCACGATGCTGGCGCCGCAAATGTCTGTGTTGGTCTTGGCGTTTCGCGCCCCGAACACGTCCGCGAGATTGCAGCCTATGCCGACGGCGTCATTGTGGGAACCGCCCTGGTGGCTGCCCTGCGCGACGGCGGTGTGCCCGCAGTGGGTGCGCTGGCCAAGGAATTGAGTTCCGGCTTTGACGCTCCGTCCACACCCGTAAAGGAAAACGCCACCTCGTGA
- the trpB gene encoding tryptophan synthase subunit beta: MAQAPAASSQDPADMVDPATAFLQGSVPSGSAPEHSLRHAPGPYFGSYGGRWMPESLIAALDEIEETFEKAKIDPEFLAQIAELNKNYSGRPSLLTEAKRFSEHAGGARIFLKREDLNHTGSHKINNVLGQALLAKRMGKTRIIAETGAGQHGVASATAAALLGLECVVYMGAEDCRRQALNVARMQLLGATVVPVTNGSQTLKDAINDALRDWVANVENTHYVLGTVSGAHPFPAMVRFFHEVIGEEARGQIIDQIGRLPDAVCACIGGGSNAIGLFHGFLDDAAVKIYGFEAAGDGVETGRHAATITLGRPGVLHGARSYLMQDEDGQTIESHSISAGLDYPGVGPEHAYLADLGRVSYEAITDVEAMDAFKLLCRTEGIIPAIESSHALAGALKVGQRLTADAEKPEDVVIIVNLSGRGDKDVQTAADWFGLLDEDGNVKGTMLSTRSAKGAAHGAGAQAEKAQAEKAQDQEAMDINAEDASNE; the protein is encoded by the coding sequence ATGGCTCAAGCGCCAGCAGCTTCGTCACAGGATCCCGCTGACATGGTGGATCCGGCAACAGCATTCCTTCAGGGCTCGGTCCCCTCAGGATCAGCACCGGAGCATTCGCTGCGGCACGCTCCCGGTCCGTACTTTGGCAGCTACGGCGGCCGTTGGATGCCGGAATCGCTCATCGCGGCCCTGGATGAAATTGAAGAGACGTTCGAAAAAGCAAAAATCGATCCAGAGTTCCTGGCCCAGATTGCGGAATTGAACAAGAACTACTCGGGCCGCCCGTCATTGTTGACAGAAGCCAAGCGTTTCAGCGAGCACGCTGGTGGTGCCCGGATCTTCCTCAAGCGTGAAGACCTCAACCACACCGGTTCGCACAAGATCAACAACGTTTTGGGTCAGGCTTTGTTGGCCAAGCGCATGGGCAAGACGCGCATCATTGCCGAGACCGGCGCGGGTCAGCACGGTGTTGCCAGTGCAACCGCTGCAGCCCTGTTGGGTCTTGAATGTGTGGTCTACATGGGTGCTGAAGATTGCCGCCGCCAGGCGCTCAATGTGGCCCGTATGCAGCTGCTTGGTGCCACGGTGGTGCCGGTGACCAACGGTTCCCAGACCCTCAAGGACGCTATCAACGATGCCCTGCGTGACTGGGTAGCGAACGTTGAGAACACCCACTACGTGCTCGGCACCGTTTCCGGCGCCCACCCGTTCCCGGCCATGGTCCGCTTCTTCCACGAAGTCATTGGCGAGGAGGCCCGCGGTCAGATCATTGATCAGATCGGCCGCTTGCCCGACGCCGTGTGCGCGTGCATTGGTGGTGGCTCCAACGCCATTGGCTTGTTCCATGGTTTCTTGGATGATGCTGCCGTGAAGATCTACGGCTTTGAAGCCGCAGGTGACGGTGTTGAGACGGGCCGCCACGCGGCCACCATCACGCTGGGCCGCCCGGGTGTGCTCCACGGCGCCCGTTCCTACCTCATGCAGGACGAAGATGGCCAGACCATTGAGTCACACTCCATCTCTGCCGGCTTGGACTACCCGGGCGTTGGCCCGGAGCACGCCTACTTGGCTGATCTTGGCCGGGTTAGCTATGAAGCCATCACAGATGTTGAAGCCATGGATGCGTTCAAGCTGCTGTGCCGTACCGAAGGCATCATCCCGGCCATTGAGTCTTCTCACGCACTCGCCGGTGCTTTGAAGGTTGGTCAGCGTCTCACCGCTGATGCAGAAAAGCCTGAAGACGTGGTGATCATCGTGAACCTGTCAGGTCGCGGCGATAAGGACGTCCAGACCGCCGCTGACTGGTTCGGTCTGTTGGATGAGGACGGCAACGTCAAGGGCACCATGCTCTCCACCCGCAGCGCCAAGGGTGCCGCGCACGGCGCAGGTGCCCAGGCCGAAAAAGCCCAGGCTGAAAAAGCTCAGGATCAAGAAGCCATGGATATCAACGCAGAGGATGCCAGCAATGAGTGA
- the trpC gene encoding indole-3-glycerol phosphate synthase TrpC: MSVLLDIIDGVREDLRARQERVSLEQLQERVKHVAPALDAWAALGGDKAVRPELQVISEVKRRSPSKGDLAGISDPAALATLYQDGGASIISVLTEERRFGGSLADLDAVRAAVHIPVLRKDFTCDPYMIWEARAHGADLVLLIVAALSDEELRSYLALTHQLGMNAVVETHTAEEIERAVAVDAKIIGINVRNLKTLDVDRGVFAALSGGIPHGNIVNGPIVVAESGVRDVSDVEHYAAHGAHAILVGEALVTDSTPRERIAEFKKAGAKVISTR, translated from the coding sequence GTGAGTGTTCTGCTGGACATCATTGACGGTGTTCGGGAAGATCTCCGCGCACGCCAAGAGCGTGTGAGCCTGGAGCAGTTGCAAGAGCGCGTGAAGCATGTGGCTCCGGCGCTTGACGCTTGGGCGGCCCTCGGCGGTGACAAGGCTGTGCGCCCGGAGTTGCAGGTGATCTCCGAGGTCAAACGCCGTAGCCCCTCAAAGGGTGATCTGGCCGGGATTTCTGATCCGGCTGCTCTGGCTACCCTGTATCAGGATGGCGGCGCCAGCATCATCAGTGTGTTGACGGAGGAGCGCCGCTTCGGCGGATCCTTGGCTGATCTCGATGCCGTGCGTGCCGCTGTGCACATCCCCGTACTCCGTAAAGACTTCACGTGCGATCCGTACATGATCTGGGAAGCCCGAGCCCACGGCGCGGACTTGGTGCTGCTCATTGTGGCGGCCCTGAGCGATGAAGAATTGCGCAGCTACTTGGCGCTGACCCACCAGTTGGGCATGAACGCCGTGGTGGAGACGCACACCGCAGAGGAAATTGAGCGGGCCGTGGCCGTTGATGCAAAGATCATTGGCATCAACGTGCGCAACTTGAAAACCCTCGACGTGGACCGCGGCGTCTTCGCCGCACTGTCCGGCGGTATTCCCCACGGGAACATTGTCAACGGGCCGATCGTGGTGGCCGAGTCAGGTGTCCGCGACGTGTCCGACGTCGAACATTATGCAGCGCACGGTGCCCACGCCATTTTGGTGGGCGAGGCGCTCGTGACGGATTCCACTCCTCGGGAGCGGATCGCGGAATTCAAAAAAGCTGGGGCCAAGGTCATCAGCACCCGTTAG
- a CDS encoding HGxxPAAW family protein, producing the protein MSNKPSAAVSVYENVDHSIELGHGNSPAAWSSVFVMLVGALVACIAFVIGADATLVFWIGVGVIAVGVILGPVLKAAGYGVGGSKLQNNGH; encoded by the coding sequence ATGAGCAACAAGCCGTCTGCAGCAGTATCCGTGTACGAGAACGTTGACCACAGCATAGAACTGGGCCATGGAAACAGTCCGGCAGCCTGGAGCAGCGTCTTCGTCATGCTGGTTGGTGCACTCGTAGCGTGCATCGCCTTCGTCATTGGCGCAGACGCAACCCTGGTGTTCTGGATCGGTGTGGGTGTCATTGCTGTTGGCGTCATCCTGGGCCCGGTCTTGAAGGCCGCCGGTTACGGTGTTGGCGGAAGCAAGCTGCAGAACAACGGCCACTAG
- a CDS encoding Trp biosynthesis-associated membrane protein, whose protein sequence is MSSDAVTPKPVLPQPVSSESVNPQLPVADPAKPHTSAKKVPAWKRKSTLVLLLILAALAVFGTTTQTWIHVAIAQGEVAQTDLDIPGSKAAVAVSALALVALAGALAITITGRVARFITSTVVFLSAVGVIALALAIVADPVTAAMSEVGAATGIEAAPSQATATVFPILAAVAAAILAIGAVLVFWLGRSWTVRTKYDAAKDPSAAKSTEPVDEIDSWDQLSRGEDPTA, encoded by the coding sequence GTGAGCTCCGACGCCGTGACGCCCAAACCCGTCCTCCCGCAGCCCGTTAGTTCCGAATCTGTGAACCCGCAGCTGCCCGTTGCTGACCCTGCCAAGCCCCACACCTCTGCCAAGAAGGTGCCGGCCTGGAAGCGTAAATCGACCCTGGTGCTTTTGCTGATTCTTGCTGCACTGGCTGTCTTTGGCACCACCACGCAAACCTGGATTCATGTAGCCATAGCTCAGGGCGAAGTGGCGCAGACCGATCTGGATATCCCGGGAAGTAAAGCTGCCGTGGCTGTCTCAGCGCTGGCCCTGGTGGCGCTGGCAGGCGCTCTAGCCATCACCATCACCGGACGTGTTGCCCGGTTCATCACCTCAACAGTGGTGTTCCTCAGCGCAGTGGGGGTGATCGCTTTGGCACTGGCCATCGTGGCAGATCCCGTCACTGCCGCCATGTCGGAGGTGGGTGCCGCCACCGGGATCGAAGCTGCCCCCTCGCAGGCCACAGCCACCGTGTTCCCGATCCTGGCGGCCGTTGCCGCTGCCATCTTGGCCATAGGCGCCGTGTTGGTGTTCTGGCTTGGCCGGTCATGGACCGTCCGGACCAAATATGACGCCGCAAAGGATCCATCCGCAGCGAAGTCCACTGAGCCAGTTGACGAGATCGACAGCTGGGATCAGCTCAGCCGTGGCGAGGACCCTACGGCCTAG